One genomic region from Egicoccus sp. AB-alg6-2 encodes:
- a CDS encoding WhiB family transcriptional regulator — protein MNADPAHGTETPSWRQQAACLGEDPRLFTDPRPDTDDTREALGICHRCPVQAACLSEALARPANADIGIWGATTEDARFAMRRQTDTPERPPAPTPGMFRTLEGDLTDITGRGLIVELPTPPRLLLLIDHKPQLRTNNLDQASRHLIATLPELQSDALAPFALTASGELTEPSHRVLITRLPVAPHLLLVLDGRPHVRTDRLEHAHHRALNWLAIHRHTEPTGPPQRAPVVHIGDDDHRRRPNKRAAEGASLLPIARR, from the coding sequence ATGAACGCCGACCCGGCTCACGGCACAGAGACGCCATCGTGGCGACAACAGGCTGCATGCCTCGGCGAAGACCCGCGCCTGTTCACCGACCCACGACCCGACACCGACGACACCCGCGAAGCCCTAGGGATCTGCCACCGCTGCCCGGTCCAGGCGGCATGCCTGAGCGAAGCACTCGCTCGCCCCGCCAATGCCGACATCGGCATCTGGGGAGCCACCACCGAAGACGCCCGTTTCGCCATGCGCCGCCAGACCGACACCCCCGAGCGACCACCCGCACCAACGCCAGGAATGTTCCGCACGCTCGAGGGCGACCTCACCGACATCACCGGCCGAGGTCTCATCGTCGAGCTACCCACCCCGCCACGACTGCTATTGCTCATCGACCACAAGCCGCAGTTGCGCACCAACAACCTCGACCAAGCATCGCGCCACCTGATCGCCACCCTGCCTGAGCTGCAATCGGACGCGTTGGCGCCGTTCGCGCTCACCGCCAGCGGCGAGCTGACCGAACCAAGCCACCGGGTACTCATCACCCGGCTACCCGTCGCACCCCACCTCCTGCTCGTCCTCGACGGCCGCCCACACGTCCGCACCGACCGGCTCGAACACGCCCACCATCGCGCCCTGAACTGGCTGGCAATCCACCGTCACACCGAACCGACCGGCCCTCCGCAACGCGCGCCAGTCGTGCACATCGGTGACGACGACCACAGGCGCCGGCCGAACAAACGCGCCGCCGAAGGCGCATCCCTGCTGCCTATCGCGAGACGATGA
- a CDS encoding DUF3883 domain-containing protein, which translates to MEWELQPGDTILRKHLHEQYGGSGQGGINPTRSSDNVFVFTDPETGPQYGYLDRWEEGIFHYTGEGQKGPQSMKAGNKRIRDHTQDGKALRVFDGSRGEVLYMGEFALDTSNPWYFAKAPEFQNPDVLRRVIMFRMVPVGLISTPQGVVVAGHQPMAEETELAATAVAKLAGDGAGSGQGFANNAKVRRAVELRAMALAEQHYQSQGWSIDDVSANHSYDLRATRNGVELHIEVKGTQSRGQEVLLTPNEVAHARAYPDVSLVVVHSIAVTETKTQVVADGGELAVYDPWLIDTGDLAALGYAYTVPGVPDSAS; encoded by the coding sequence ATGGAATGGGAGCTGCAGCCGGGGGACACCATTCTCCGAAAGCACCTGCACGAGCAGTATGGCGGCAGCGGCCAGGGCGGGATCAATCCCACCAGGTCATCCGACAACGTGTTCGTGTTCACGGACCCTGAGACCGGACCGCAATACGGCTACCTCGACCGCTGGGAGGAGGGCATCTTCCACTACACGGGCGAGGGGCAGAAGGGTCCTCAGAGCATGAAGGCGGGGAACAAGCGGATCCGGGATCACACCCAAGACGGCAAGGCCCTGCGTGTCTTTGACGGGTCGCGAGGCGAGGTTCTATACATGGGCGAGTTTGCTCTGGACACGAGCAACCCGTGGTACTTCGCAAAGGCCCCCGAGTTTCAGAACCCCGACGTCCTGCGGCGAGTCATCATGTTCCGCATGGTGCCGGTCGGGTTGATCTCGACCCCGCAGGGCGTTGTCGTGGCAGGCCACCAGCCCATGGCCGAGGAGACCGAACTTGCCGCCACCGCGGTTGCCAAGCTCGCCGGAGATGGCGCCGGGTCCGGCCAAGGTTTCGCCAACAACGCGAAAGTCCGCCGTGCTGTCGAGTTGCGCGCGATGGCGTTGGCCGAGCAGCACTATCAGAGCCAGGGATGGTCGATCGACGACGTCTCAGCGAACCACAGCTACGACTTGCGAGCCACCCGGAACGGTGTCGAGTTGCACATCGAGGTCAAGGGTACGCAGTCGCGCGGCCAGGAAGTGCTCCTGACCCCGAACGAGGTCGCTCATGCCCGCGCGTATCCCGACGTGTCGCTCGTGGTCGTGCATTCGATCGCCGTGACCGAGACGAAGACACAGGTCGTGGCCGACGGGGGTGAGCTGGCGGTGTACGACCCGTGGTTGATCGACACGGGCGACCTCGCGGCCCTTGGGTATGCGTACACCGTTCCGGGCGTGCCTGACTCAGCATCTTGA
- a CDS encoding TIGR02391 family protein, with protein MPRIAPYDVGVIERIAKVIGDTDQGLKGGQIGDLLASQGLADPGEITKWRRIQQALLVEQQHTRSGNCVLALVQAAMSPVRWESHSHFERLRADLNSVLLFVGVELREDGNLIHVSAATTHDEVALRTRRLRKELERRGCHSEVFQYCTRELLAEDCFTAVFEAIKGLAERTRTLAGVDEDGHALVDVALLGSSPRMALNSLRTETERNEQRGLANIMKGVFSAFRNPAAHETRIVWSISEADALDLFATLSLVHRRLDTAVRVPQAP; from the coding sequence ATGCCACGCATCGCTCCCTACGACGTTGGCGTCATCGAGCGCATCGCTAAGGTGATCGGCGACACGGATCAAGGTCTCAAGGGCGGCCAGATCGGCGACTTGCTGGCCAGCCAGGGACTCGCCGACCCTGGCGAGATCACCAAGTGGCGCCGCATCCAACAGGCGCTGCTCGTCGAGCAGCAGCACACTCGTTCCGGGAACTGCGTACTCGCTCTCGTTCAGGCGGCGATGAGCCCTGTCCGCTGGGAGAGCCACTCACACTTCGAGCGACTGCGCGCCGACCTCAACAGCGTGCTGCTCTTCGTTGGTGTCGAACTGCGCGAGGACGGGAACCTCATCCATGTCTCCGCGGCCACCACCCACGATGAGGTTGCCTTGCGGACACGGCGCCTGCGCAAGGAACTCGAGAGGCGCGGCTGCCACTCGGAGGTCTTTCAATACTGCACGCGGGAGCTGCTCGCCGAGGACTGCTTCACCGCCGTCTTCGAGGCGATCAAGGGGCTCGCCGAGCGAACACGGACTCTCGCCGGCGTCGACGAGGACGGCCACGCCCTGGTCGACGTTGCGCTGCTGGGCAGCTCACCGCGGATGGCGCTGAACAGCCTGAGGACCGAGACCGAGCGCAACGAGCAGCGCGGCCTGGCCAACATCATGAAGGGCGTCTTCAGCGCCTTCCGCAACCCGGCCGCTCACGAGACCCGGATTGTCTGGAGCATCAGCGAAGCTGACGCCCTGGACCTGTTCGCCACCCTGTCGCTCGTGCACCGGCGGCTGGACACCGCCGTCCGTGTCCCCCAGGCACCGTGA
- a CDS encoding Mov34/MPN/PAD-1 family protein: MAERIWVDHRIRDDIRDELRRHRRWLETGGPLVGYIVDRDFVVVRAAGVENATRRRGSFQPDSAAVDRILVDEYRRSGGRLRYVGSWHSHPAGSAIPSSRDVRTAQGIAGEPDVGLPSPLQVIVATSVLPWTAQRRDLGCWQWDPRRHTLVSRPIKWTRTDLRETG, from the coding sequence ATGGCTGAACGCATCTGGGTCGACCATCGCATCCGCGACGACATCCGCGACGAGCTGCGACGACACCGGCGATGGTTGGAGACCGGCGGCCCACTCGTCGGCTACATCGTCGACCGCGACTTCGTCGTCGTCCGGGCTGCCGGGGTCGAAAATGCCACGCGGCGCCGCGGGTCCTTCCAGCCGGACAGCGCCGCCGTCGACCGCATCCTTGTGGACGAGTACCGCCGTTCGGGCGGGCGGTTGCGCTACGTCGGCTCTTGGCACTCGCACCCGGCGGGGAGTGCGATCCCGAGCTCGCGGGACGTCAGGACGGCACAGGGCATCGCGGGCGAGCCCGACGTCGGGCTGCCGTCCCCGTTGCAGGTGATCGTCGCCACTTCGGTCCTGCCGTGGACGGCGCAGAGGCGAGACCTCGGATGCTGGCAGTGGGACCCTCGGCGACACACACTCGTCAGCCGTCCCATCAAGTGGACGCGGACCGACTTGCGCGAAACCGGGTGA
- a CDS encoding ThiF family adenylyltransferase has translation MQRWWERDPDRLQWELERFRQVGLKPQHEPDGDAMVVKVRVRAAGRWEDIQIIFPAFYPDAMPRAYLRDRLLPRHHEPGGNLCLFPDPEGGDWSPAWSAADTLIPRLRKLLSDLQDGGEAVADSEVPWAEPVTAFYYYNAPAFILTDPLWEETLPTKRGNIWMQPLSSGAWISRKATTASGRPLVPEDHPALASLAGGAEPDDLICLPWYAIDDPLPPPGLATNLADVVPLQRLRALFRRVKSNPRAAFFTFLEEGPARGQQRRAWVLTQIHSEASSTYRVVTLSQGQELSRASRQIRLPGLESLAHKHVAIIGAGSLGSPVAIELAKAGIGLLTIIDDDHYDVGNAVRHVLPVTAAGVLKADGVAAAAREYNPYVRAKGITSRLGASCRDADDVVAAVGEADLLIDTTGSTDVARTAAALRRSVGGLLIAGLSYGVHGGELLLQRREGPCFDCFKLHQEDGAIPRPPAAAPATPLTPVACRMPAFPGPGFSATHLAALVTRTAIQELSGGEPEQLEENWSVYDLHTDKKHTGKAEVHEACHRHG, from the coding sequence ATGCAGCGCTGGTGGGAACGCGACCCGGATCGCCTGCAGTGGGAGCTGGAGCGGTTCCGACAGGTCGGCTTGAAGCCGCAGCACGAGCCCGACGGCGATGCCATGGTCGTCAAGGTGCGTGTCCGAGCAGCGGGCCGCTGGGAAGACATCCAGATCATCTTCCCCGCGTTCTACCCGGACGCGATGCCTCGGGCGTACCTGAGGGACCGCCTCCTCCCACGTCATCACGAGCCCGGCGGCAACCTGTGCCTCTTCCCTGATCCGGAAGGAGGGGACTGGTCACCTGCCTGGAGCGCAGCCGACACCCTCATCCCTCGCCTGCGGAAGCTCCTCAGCGACCTGCAGGACGGGGGCGAGGCCGTGGCCGACTCAGAGGTCCCCTGGGCCGAACCTGTCACGGCGTTCTACTACTACAACGCTCCGGCGTTCATCCTTACCGACCCGCTGTGGGAAGAGACGCTGCCGACCAAGCGCGGCAACATCTGGATGCAGCCACTCAGCTCCGGAGCCTGGATCAGCCGGAAGGCCACCACCGCCTCAGGCCGGCCGCTCGTCCCGGAAGACCATCCTGCACTGGCGAGTCTGGCTGGAGGCGCCGAACCGGACGACCTCATCTGTCTTCCGTGGTACGCCATCGACGATCCGCTCCCGCCGCCTGGGCTCGCCACAAACCTCGCGGACGTGGTTCCGCTTCAACGTCTTCGGGCACTGTTTCGGCGTGTGAAGAGCAACCCCCGGGCGGCCTTCTTCACCTTCCTCGAGGAGGGACCTGCCCGCGGTCAACAACGTCGCGCCTGGGTGCTGACCCAGATCCACAGCGAGGCCAGCAGCACCTACCGGGTTGTCACGCTGAGCCAAGGCCAGGAGCTCAGCCGCGCGTCACGTCAGATCCGTCTGCCCGGCCTCGAGAGTCTGGCGCATAAGCACGTGGCCATCATCGGGGCAGGATCGCTCGGGTCACCCGTCGCGATCGAACTGGCCAAGGCCGGAATCGGCCTGCTGACCATCATCGACGACGACCATTACGACGTCGGCAACGCCGTCCGTCACGTCCTGCCGGTCACTGCCGCAGGCGTCCTGAAGGCCGACGGCGTCGCCGCGGCCGCACGCGAGTACAACCCGTACGTGCGAGCAAAAGGCATCACCTCACGGCTCGGAGCGTCCTGCCGGGACGCCGATGACGTCGTCGCCGCAGTGGGAGAAGCGGACCTCTTGATTGACACCACCGGTTCCACGGACGTGGCACGCACGGCCGCAGCCCTGCGCCGCAGCGTCGGCGGCCTGCTGATCGCCGGGCTGTCCTACGGCGTGCACGGCGGCGAGCTGCTGCTGCAGCGCCGCGAGGGACCGTGCTTCGACTGCTTTAAGCTGCACCAGGAGGACGGGGCGATTCCCCGACCGCCGGCGGCAGCACCTGCCACCCCGCTCACGCCAGTGGCATGCAGGATGCCCGCTTTCCCTGGGCCTGGGTTCTCCGCGACGCACCTCGCAGCGCTGGTGACAAGGACGGCGATCCAGGAACTCAGTGGAGGAGAGCCGGAACAGCTGGAGGAAAACTGGTCGGTGTATGACCTTCACACCGACAAGAAGCACACTGGAAAGGCCGAGGTCCACGAAGCCTGCCACCGCCATGGCTGA
- a CDS encoding nucleotidyltransferase encodes MPPSDAFDEFFDKIALPTQPEDRIKSAWDRLKDHIVRHAEISPDDVFLQGSYPNGTAVRPADSSGGYDVDSCAIIAADIDDPDAAFTRLEEILSESDDYAKRLDTSKPRCVRLNYEDDEYGSFHVDVVAARPCADGHLEIPIRNTGWRETNPQGFQDWCLQQPEQFARTVRMLKRWRDETEDDDRRGIKSIVLQVLVAEALPAGETDDATALATTLANMHERLAPHDTPPELCNPSLPDEDLTQTWSDDDFELFKNHLSDAAEIAEQALAAGTSKDAHDLWRDLLGDAFPPFPDGGNSAAPPSPPAPGHVASRPRAPRDERYG; translated from the coding sequence TGCCGCCGAGTGACGCCTTCGACGAGTTCTTCGACAAGATCGCCCTGCCGACCCAGCCAGAGGACCGCATCAAGAGCGCCTGGGACCGGCTGAAGGACCACATCGTCCGCCACGCCGAAATCTCGCCCGACGACGTGTTCCTCCAGGGGTCGTACCCGAACGGCACGGCTGTGCGTCCCGCCGACAGCAGCGGCGGCTACGACGTCGACTCCTGCGCCATCATCGCAGCGGACATCGACGACCCCGACGCCGCCTTCACCAGGCTCGAGGAGATCCTCTCCGAGAGCGACGACTACGCCAAGCGTCTGGACACCAGCAAGCCGCGCTGCGTCCGACTGAACTATGAGGATGACGAATACGGATCGTTCCACGTCGACGTCGTCGCGGCCCGACCATGCGCCGATGGCCATCTCGAGATCCCGATCCGGAACACGGGATGGCGGGAGACCAACCCGCAGGGGTTCCAGGACTGGTGCCTGCAGCAGCCGGAGCAGTTCGCCCGCACCGTCCGCATGCTCAAGCGCTGGCGCGACGAGACAGAGGACGACGACCGGCGCGGCATCAAGTCCATCGTTCTTCAGGTCCTAGTCGCCGAGGCCCTGCCCGCCGGAGAGACAGACGATGCCACAGCCCTCGCCACCACGCTGGCCAACATGCACGAGCGCCTCGCGCCGCACGACACACCTCCGGAGCTGTGCAACCCATCACTGCCCGACGAGGACCTAACCCAGACCTGGTCCGACGACGACTTCGAGCTGTTCAAGAACCACCTGTCCGATGCCGCGGAGATCGCCGAGCAGGCTCTGGCAGCAGGCACCTCCAAGGACGCGCACGACCTCTGGCGCGACCTGCTCGGGGACGCCTTTCCTCCGTTCCCCGACGGAGGCAACTCAGCCGCACCGCCGAGCCCTCCCGCTCCCGGACACGTCGCTTCGCGCCCGCGTGCCCCACGTGACGAACGCTACGGCTGA